The following nucleotide sequence is from Solidesulfovibrio carbinolicus.
GGTCGAACCCGGAACCGACATCGCCGCCTGCCTCAAGGCGGCCATGGCCCATCCGTTTTGGAGCCAACGCCAGGCCTGGAAGCAGGCAGCCCCGCCGCTCACTCGACGCGGGGTGGGGTTGGTCGCCGTGCACAACGCCATGGGCTATGGTCGGGGCCTGCCCGACCACGCCGCCGCCAAGCTGGAGCTGACCCGCCAGGGAACATTTCGCCTGTACAACTCCGTGCCGGACATGGGGCAAGGCAATGCCGCGGCCTTCGTGGCAATGGCCGCCAAGGCGCTTGGCCAGCCCGAGACCGCGTTTGCCTGCGTCCAGCCCGACACCCGGGTCTGTCCGCCGGCCGGCTCGTCCTCGGCCAGCCGCACCACCTACACCTTTGGCAACGCCCTGCTCCGGGCCTGCCGGGCCATGGCGGAGAAATTGCGCACCCGGGCCGCGCTGGCGCTTTTTTGCGATGCGCCGGACCGGCTCACCCTCGTGCCCGGAGGCGTCTTCGATCCGGCCAGCGGTCGCACAGTCCCCCTGGCGCTGCTAGCCGGTTTCCTTCTGCGCGATGACCGGATCTGCATCGACCAGTTCGTGATGCCGGTGGTGGCCGACCCGCCCGATACAGGCCATGCATTCAAGCTCGGTTTCCCCCACCGCTTCTATTCCTATGGGGCCTGCCTGTGCGGGGTCGAAGTGGACGAACTGACGGGCACGGTCAGGCTGGCCCAATGCCTGGCAGTCGTTGCCTGCGGCCGCGTCTTTTCCCTGGCGGGCGTTGAACAGCAACTCCAGGGCGCGACCGCCCAAGGCGCGGGGTTCACCCTTTTTGAGGACATGGCGCCAGACCAGGGCCGCATCCGGGGAGCAGACCTTGGCGCCTATCTGATACCCACCGCCCTGGATCTGCCGGACATCGCCTGTCTGGCCCTTCCCGACGACGAACCATCAGGCCCCATGGGACTCAAGGGCATGGGCGAGGTCGGCATCCACGGCCCCGGTCCGGCCGTGGCTCAGGCCCTTGACGACGCCATTGGAATGGACGTGACCCGCCTGCCGGTTGCCCCCGAGGCAGTGCTTTCGGCCCTGGAGGACAAGAACGCATGAACGACCCTATGGAAATTGCCTTTCAGCTCAATGGCCGTCCGGCGCGCCTGACGACCGACCCCGCCCGGCGGGCCATCGATGTCTTGCGGGACGATTTTGGGCTTATCGCCACCAAGGAGGGCTGCGGCTCGGGCGAATGCGGCGCATGCGCCGTGCTCCTGGACGGGGTGGCCAGACTGTCTTGTCTCATGCTGGCGGCCCAACTTGACGGCCATGAGGTGACCACGGCCGAAGGCCTTGGCACGCCCGAAGCGCCGCATCCCGTCCAGACGGCCTTTGCCGTCCACGGCGCCGTGCAGTGCGGCTATTGTTCGCCGGGCATGACCATTGCGGCTGCCGAACTTCTGGCCAACGATCCTGCCCCGGACCGGGGAACCGTGCGACAGGCCTTGTCCGGCAATCTGTGCCGCTGCACCGGGTACGTCAAAATCGTGGATGCGGTCCTGGCGGCGGCTGCGACCATGCGCGGGGAAGAGTCATGATCGGCCGGGTCCATCGGCCGACTTCGCTGGCGGCGCTTTGGCCGCTGTTGGACGACGGCGCGCGCCCCATGGCCGGCGGAACCGACCTGCTGACGCGGGGCCGGGGCCGGTCGCTTGGCGAAGTCGCCCTGCTCGAAGGGATTGCCGGCCTGGACGGCATCGTGAGCGAGGCAGGCTGGCTTCGCATCGGGGCCACCGCCACCCATGCCCGCGTGCTGCGCCATCCGGTGGTCCGAGAGCGCTTAGCGGTCCTGGCCCAGGCGCTTACCTCCCTTGGCTCGCCGCTTATCCGCAACATGGGCACCCTCGGCGGCAACTGTATTACCGCCTCGCCGGCCGGCGACACCCTGCCGCCGCTCTACGCCTTGGACGCCCTGGTGGAGCTGGTTTCCCGGGACGGCGCACGCCGTCTGCCCGTGTCCGAATTTCTTGTCGCCCCGGGGCGCACGACCCTTGCCCCGGGCGAAATCCTGGCGGCATTCCTCGTCCCGCTGCCCCCGGCCGGAGCGCTGCACCATTTTGAGAAAGTGGGACGGCGCGACGCTCTGGCCATTGCCGTGGCCAGTCTGGCCGCGCTGGTCGTCAGGGACGAGGCCGGACAGGTGACCGAGGCCCGGCTGGCTGTGGGCAGTCTGGCCCCGACCGTGGTGCGCTGCCGGGAAGCCGAGGCGCTTTTGTGCGGGGGCCGGCTGGACCGGGAAACCCTGCTCGCGGCCGGGCAGTTGATTCGAAAGCGTATCTCGCCCATCAACGACATCCGGGCCACGGCCGCCTACCGTCGGGAAGTGGCCGGCAAGCTGCCCCTGCGCCTGCTGACGATTTAGATCCTGGCCAGCGCCTTGCCCTCTGCGGCTGACCAGCCGCTTGCCGTCAGCTGCTGGCCGGCTGCTTTTCTGTCTGGCCGCTAGTGTGGCGTTCGCAAAAAACATTTATGTTTTTTTGTGAATAGAAATAATGATTACGGGTTATTACCGCACCCAGTAGGGCATGGCATTCCCGAACGCGACACTAGCCAGCGGCTGGCCGCGCCTGCCGCCGGCTGGCGGCGACCAGCGGGACCACCAGCAAGCCCGCCCCGGCCGCAAAGGCGCAGGACGTGAAAAACAGCGTCGGATAGCCGGCTCCCCCCGCCAGGATGGCCCCACCCGCAATCGGGCCGAAGACATAGGCCGTATCCATCATAAAAAGCATCAGGTTGAGATTCGTCCCGCGCATGGCCGGTGGGGAGTAGCCAAACATGACCGCGCTCATAAGCGGCAGGGCGACCCCCAGGCATAAGCCATAGGCACCGGCCAGGACCAGCAGCCGGGTCTGCCCCGTCGTTGCAGCAAAGCCGACCATGCAGGCGGCCAGACAGACTAAAGCCCCGACCAGAACGGTTTCCTTGGGCAACCGGTCGAAATACCGCCCGGCCAGAACCCGCACGGCCATGGACGCGCCCGTGGACACGGTGAAAAAAAGGCCGGGATCGGCGAGCCCCAGGCCCACGGCAAAGGGTTTGATGAAAAAAAAGATCAGCGTGGTGCTCATGAAAAGGCACAGGTTAGCCAAAAGGACCAACCGTATCGGCGGCAGGGCCAGGGTCTGGAGCACATCGGACACCGTCGGCCGTCCTGCACCGGCCAGGCCGGCCTTTGCTTGTCGCTTCAAGCGCTTGCCAAGCGGCGCAAGCAGGGCCAGGGCCGGCAGCGCCAGAATTGAACAGACGGCATAGACCCGGTCCTCCCGGCCCAGACGCGGCAACAGCCATTCGGCCAGCGGCGGCATGAGGGCATAGGGCACAAGAGAGGACAGGGAGAAATAGCCAAAAGCCCGGCCGGCAAGCGCTTTCGGGATGATCTGGGCCAGCAGCACGGTGACGGCGCTGACCAGAAAGACAAAGGAGACGCCGTGAAACAGGCGTACGGCCAGGATCGGGCCGATCCCCCGGGCGAACTGGTAGGCGCAAAGGGCCAGCCCCATACCGATCAGGGAAGCCCGGACCAGGGGCAAGGCGTTTCGCGGCGTGACAAGGACACTCAAAAAAGGCCGCAGACAAAAGGCGGCCAGAGGCTCTGCGCCAAGCAGCCACCCCCGCCAGGCCGGATCAATGCCCAGGCGCGCCAGATAGGTTTCGAAGCCGTAAAAAATGGCGATGTTGCAAAACCCGAAGGTGGCCGCCAGGAGCAACACCTTAAAATCGTAGGTGAAAAGTCGCTCGGCTTGGGTCAGCTGGTTGTCCTCGGTCATGGGGTGTCCAACACGCTTGTAAAAGCCTTGGCAAAAGCCTCCATAGCCGGGGCCTCGGCCATGGAGACCCGAATCCAGTTGGGATAGCGGAAGCCGGTCATGGTGCGCACCATCACCCCTTTCTGCATGAGCTTGCGATAGAGCAGGGTGTCGGACATGGGTGTACGGACCATAATAAAATTGCCGGCTCCGCTGACATATTCCAGTCCCAGGGTATCAAAGAGATCGTGCAGAGCGCTTTTGGCCGCAGCCACCATCTGCCGGGTGGCCGCAATATGGCCGGCATCGTCGGCCAGGGCCGCTGTTGCGGCAATTTGCCCCAGGCTATTGACGGAATAGGCGATGTGGGTGCGGCGCACGATGTCCACCGCCTCCAAGGAGCCGCACAAATAGCCCACCCGAAATCCGGCCAGACCGTACATCTTGGAAAAGGTGCGAAAGACCAGGACGTTGTCGTGGCGTTCCATGATCTCCATGCCGTCCGGGAAATCCGGATCGTCCAGGTATTCCCGGTAAGCTTCGTCGAGCACCACCAGCGCCCGGCTGTCCAGACCGGCCAAAAAACGCTCCAGGGTCGCCCTGTTCCACCAGGAGCCGGTGGGATTGTTGGGATTGCACACGAAAACAACCCTGGTGTTCTCTGTCACGGCCGCCAGCATGGCCGCCGGGGCCAGGGCCTGCTTCGTAAGCGGAACCAGCCGTGTCTCGACGCCGGAAAACTTCGCCACCCATTCGTACACGGCAAAAGTCTTGTCCGCAGTGACAATGGCATCGCCCGGACCGCAGAAGGCCCGGATGACGGAACCGATGACCTCACAAGAACCGTTGCCGACCAGAAACTGGTCCGGGGACTTGCCAAACCGGGTAGCCAGGGCCTGGCGCAGGTCATAGGCGTCGCCGCTCGGATAGACGGCGGCCCGTTCGGCCGGGAACGCAGCGATAGCCTCCCGGGCCAGGGGCGGCGGCCCCAGGGTGTTTTCGTTGTTATTGAGCCGATACAGATACGATGCGCCGTATTGGCGCATGAGGACAGGATCGGGGCGACTCGGGACGTAGCGTTCGAAGTGCCGGACATAGTCCGGGATGCGTTCAAGAATCCTGGTCATGCTGCCATACAACCATGTCGCCCTGCCCCCCGTGAGGAAGCACGACTTTCGGGGAGAACCCCGACTGCATCAAGTCATCGGCCAGAGCGGCCTCCCAGGGGCGGGACAGGTCCATGTAATAGAGGATGCGATGGATGCCCTTGTCGCGGATGGCCGCCACACTGGCGGCCAGATTGGCGGCCATGTCCTGGCCGTCCAGAAACGGACGCAGTTCCGCCAGATCGCGGTGACGGTCGAGCAAGGTGCCAAGCAGCGATTCGCGCCGGGGCCGGCCGGCCGGGGCCTCGACCGGGAGAATGTCCCGGGGCATGGCCAGCCGCTCGTAGGTCTGGCGCAGAAAGTTTTCGATGCTCGGGCTGCACCACACGGCCATGCCGGTATCCTCCCGCAGATGCCGAAAGACCACTGGTTGCCGATCGCAACCCGTCTCGGCGCAGGCTTGCAGGGAACCAAGCGGCTCGAAATAGCCTGGGATAAGATCGTCGGAGGACCGAAAGCCCAGCACTATAGCGTAATGCTCCCGGGCCACGGCTTCCAGAAAGCCGTCGAGCAGCACTCTGGCCACGTCGCCCCGCGCTTGCTTGGCTGCAAAGACAAAGGGGCCGGAAAAGTAAAGCGCCTGATCGCTACACCGATTCCAGGTGAGAAGCCCCACAGTTTGCCCGGCCGCGTCAAGGGCACACACGCAGGCAACCTGGCCGTCGGCGACGAGATCGGCGAATTTTTCGGGCGTGCGGAAACTGCCAGGGCATTGCCAGGCCGGATAGACACTCATGGCCAAGGCGGCGGCCTGGGAAAGACGCGCCGGGTCAAGAGCCAAAGCGAGCCTGTAGGGCGGGCGCGTCTGCTCGGGTGCGTGGACGGGTGTCAGAGCCGGATAGCGCCGGTCCACTTCGGCCACAATGCAAAACTGGTCACCGCCTCGATGATCGAGGCGGAAGCGGTCCGCCGCCTGGGCAGCCAGCAGCAATCCCAGGTCGCGGGGCATCTCGCCGTTCTCCCGGCCAACGGAGCAGGCCGTGCTATTGAGTCCGCCCAAGGAAAGATCGGCCGCCTTAAAGGAGAAGGCGGCGCGAAGCAGATACCGTTTTCCGGTCATGTCGATACGCAACGGTTCGTCGGCCTGCGCCAGCCCGATGAGGCAGAGGCAAAATTCCTCGACAGTCAATTGGAATCGGTAGCTTTCCCGCTGGCCGAAGCCTGCACGCTGCGCCAAGGTCTGGGCCGCGCCTGCCACCGGACAGGCAAAGGCGGTGTCCGGAGGAATCTCCATCGAGACACACAGATCGTCAGGCATATCGCCTCCCCAGACAAGGTTTCAACCAAGCATCGCGTGGTCAACGATGTCCTTATCTCTCCTATTTCTTTGGCAATT
It contains:
- a CDS encoding (2Fe-2S)-binding protein, which encodes MNDPMEIAFQLNGRPARLTTDPARRAIDVLRDDFGLIATKEGCGSGECGACAVLLDGVARLSCLMLAAQLDGHEVTTAEGLGTPEAPHPVQTAFAVHGAVQCGYCSPGMTIAAAELLANDPAPDRGTVRQALSGNLCRCTGYVKIVDAVLAAAATMRGEES
- a CDS encoding FAD binding domain-containing protein produces the protein MIGRVHRPTSLAALWPLLDDGARPMAGGTDLLTRGRGRSLGEVALLEGIAGLDGIVSEAGWLRIGATATHARVLRHPVVRERLAVLAQALTSLGSPLIRNMGTLGGNCITASPAGDTLPPLYALDALVELVSRDGARRLPVSEFLVAPGRTTLAPGEILAAFLVPLPPAGALHHFEKVGRRDALAIAVASLAALVVRDEAGQVTEARLAVGSLAPTVVRCREAEALLCGGRLDRETLLAAGQLIRKRISPINDIRATAAYRREVAGKLPLRLLTI
- a CDS encoding MFS transporter; this translates as MTEDNQLTQAERLFTYDFKVLLLAATFGFCNIAIFYGFETYLARLGIDPAWRGWLLGAEPLAAFCLRPFLSVLVTPRNALPLVRASLIGMGLALCAYQFARGIGPILAVRLFHGVSFVFLVSAVTVLLAQIIPKALAGRAFGYFSLSSLVPYALMPPLAEWLLPRLGREDRVYAVCSILALPALALLAPLGKRLKRQAKAGLAGAGRPTVSDVLQTLALPPIRLVLLANLCLFMSTTLIFFFIKPFAVGLGLADPGLFFTVSTGASMAVRVLAGRYFDRLPKETVLVGALVCLAACMVGFAATTGQTRLLVLAGAYGLCLGVALPLMSAVMFGYSPPAMRGTNLNLMLFMMDTAYVFGPIAGGAILAGGAGYPTLFFTSCAFAAGAGLLVVPLVAASRRQARPAAG
- the hisC gene encoding histidinol-phosphate transaminase → MTRILERIPDYVRHFERYVPSRPDPVLMRQYGASYLYRLNNNENTLGPPPLAREAIAAFPAERAAVYPSGDAYDLRQALATRFGKSPDQFLVGNGSCEVIGSVIRAFCGPGDAIVTADKTFAVYEWVAKFSGVETRLVPLTKQALAPAAMLAAVTENTRVVFVCNPNNPTGSWWNRATLERFLAGLDSRALVVLDEAYREYLDDPDFPDGMEIMERHDNVLVFRTFSKMYGLAGFRVGYLCGSLEAVDIVRRTHIAYSVNSLGQIAATAALADDAGHIAATRQMVAAAKSALHDLFDTLGLEYVSGAGNFIMVRTPMSDTLLYRKLMQKGVMVRTMTGFRYPNWIRVSMAEAPAMEAFAKAFTSVLDTP